From the genome of Mycobacterium kansasii ATCC 12478:
CAGACCCAGAATTGCAGCCGCAGCGGCCCGAGGATCAATGCGTCGGTCCGTTCGGTGAGTACCGCCGCGCCGTCGGCGGCAATGCGGTGGACCTTGACCTCGAACCCGAGGCGCCCTTCCATCCTGCGGAGCAGCTTCACCGTCCGGCGGCCGCCGCGGATCCTGGAAAATCCGACATTCTCATAGACGAGGTTGTCGTCGAACGCCGCTGCTACGGCGCCGAAGTCCTCGTTCTGTAGGGCGTTCAGGAAACCCTCGACCGTGCGGACGTTGGCTGCGGTTTCGGGGGTGGTCTGGGTCAGCTCGGTCATGGTTGCCAGCCTAGGCGAGCATGGACGCGCATGGACGAGCGCGTGGCCGGGTGCTGTGGCAGGGTAGGGCCGATGCGCGTCGCCGTGGTCGCCGGGCCGGATCCCGGGCACTCGTTTCCCGCGATTGCGCTATGCCAACGCTTTCAAGCGTCCGGTGACAGGCCCACCTTGTTCACCGGGGTGGAATGGCTGGGAACCGCCAGCGCGGTCGGGATCGACGCCGTCGAATTGGACGGATTGACGGCCACCGACGAGGATCTGGACGCCGGGGCCAGGATTCATCGAAGAGCCGCAGAGATGGCGGTGCTGAATGCGCCGGCGTTGCGCGAGCTGGCGCCCGATCTGGTGGTCTCTGATGTGATCACCGCCTGCGGGGGCCTGGCCGCCGAGCTGGTGGGCATTCCCTGGATCGAACTCAACCCGCATCCGCTGTACCTGCCCTCGAAAGGTCTGCCGCCGATCGGCAGTGGGCTGGCACCGGGCACCGGAATCCGCGGCCGGCTGCGCGATGCCACCATGCGGGCGCTGACGGGACGATCCTGGCGTGCGGGTCTGCGACAGCGCGCCACCGTCCGGGTCCAGATCGGGTTGCCGGCACCCGATCCCGGGCCGCTGCGGCGGCTGATCGCGACGCTTCCCGCGTTGGAGGTGCCTCGCCCGGACTGGCCGGCCGAGGCCGTCGTGGTGGGCCCGTTGCATTTCGAGCCGACCGATCGGGTGCTGGCGATACCCCCGGGCTCCGGGCCGGTGGTGGTCGTCGCGCCGTCCACCGCGGTGACCGGGACGGCCGGACTGGTCGAGGTCGCGCTGGGCTGCCTGACGCCGGGTGACACGCTGCCGGAGGGTTCGCGGGTGGTGGTCTCCCGGCTGGGTGGCGGGGATCTGCCGGTGCCGGCTTGGGCGGTGGTCGGGCTGGGAAACCAGGCCGAGCTATTGACGCATGCCGACCTGGTGATCTGCGGCGGCGGTCATGGGATGGTGGCCAAGACGCTGCTCGCCGGGGTTCCCCTGGTGGTGGTACCCGGCGGCGGGGACCAGTGGGAGATCGCTAACCGGGTGGTGCGTCAGGGCAGCGGCCGATTGGTCCGGCCGTTGACCGCCGAGGCGCTGGTGGCCGCGGTGAACGAGGTGCTGTCGTCGCCCGGCTACCGCGGGGCCGCGCAGCAGGCCGCCGCCGGTGCCGCAGAGGTCGCCGATCCGGTCAGGGTGTGCCATGAGGCGCTTTAGTGCGGCGATCCGCTGGGTATCTTGACTGGCGTGCGGTTGACGGAGTTCCACGAGCGGGTCACCCTGCGATTCGGCGCCGCCTATGGGGCATCCGTATTGGTGGACCACGTGCTGACCGGCTTCGGGGGTCGTACCGCGGCCCAGGCGATCGAGGACGGTGTCGAACCCCGCGACGTGTGGCGGGCGCTGTGTGCCGATTTCGACGTCCCCCGCGACCAGTGGTGAGTTTCTGGGTTTCGAGTCTGCGTTCAGCGCGCCCGAGTGGGCCTGACAGCGCGCGCTCACCGCAGGTTCGATGCACTGGAGGCAGACTCGCCACGCTCAAGGGGGCAATCGCCGCATGTGCCGCCACCCGGCACCCGATAGAACAGGCAGCAGCTGCGCCGCTTGAAGCCGAGGTCGGGGCCGGTGAGCACGCCGGTGGCGGCCATCCTGCCGATGCGCAGCAGGGAAGTGGTGGTTTCGACGATCGGCATCCGCAAGTCGGGCCGTAGCGACAGCAGCACGCGGGACGTTCCGACGAGTGCGGACGCGATATTGCCGCATAGCAGGCCGGAGGCCAGCTTGACCTCAAGGCCGGCCGCGAACTGTTCCATGTGGTCGCGCACGACAACGCGGTACAACGTGTCCGGGAGCTCCGGGGGAGCCGGAACAGGCTCGCCCACGGGCTCGGGAAGTCTGAGTTGCGCGGTGTCGTCGGCGCGTTGCAGGTCGCTCAGGTCCGGCAGCACGCCGTGGGCCAGCGCGCAGGCCAGCACCGGCGACCACAGCCGGGCGGCGTGGCCGAGGTGAACCAGCGAGGCGCCGATCCTGAGTTCCGCGGTGTGGTAGCGCTGGGCGGTTGCCTTGACCAAGTCGGCGAACCCGTCGGAGTAAGACTGGACGACGGGATGCCATCCGGCATCGTCCCGGCCCGTGCTCAATGCGAAAAAGCCGCCATACGTAGCGATTTCGGCGAGCTCCGCGGAGATGTTCATGTCGTCGTCAACGGCTGATATCGCCATGTTCGGCGTGTCCGCTTGATTCGAACAGGTGTTCGGCTACTGTGGTGAACATTGGCGAAGAGTCAACTTGTCGGTGGCCTTCTCTAGTGTCACGGCCAACCGACCGATACCGGTCAACCGAACACCGACTATAGGAGAGGCACCATGGCGCAAGCCCCCGACCGTGAGAAAGCTCTCGAACTGGCGATGGCCCAGATCGAGAAGAGTTATGGCAAAGGCTCGGTGATGCGCCTCGGCGACGAGGTGCGTCAACCGATATCTGTCATTCCGACCGGATCCATCGCCCTGGACGTCGCCCTGGGCATCGGCGGCCTGCCGCGTGGCCGGGTGGTGGAGATATACGGCCCGGAGTCCTCGGGCAAGACCACCGTGGCCTTGCACGCGGTGGCCAACGCGCAGGCCGCCGGCGGCGTCGCGGCATTCATCGACGCGGAGCACGCGCTGGATCCCGAGTATGCGAAGAAGCTCGGCGTCGACACTGATTCGCTGCTGGTCAGCCAGCCGGACACCGGTGAACAGGCACTCGAGATCGCCGACATGCTGATCCGCTCGGGCGCGCTCGACATCGTGGTCATCGACTCGGTGGCGGCGCTGGTACCGCGCGCGGAACTCGAAGGTGAGATGGGGGATAGCCATGTCGGCCTGCAGGCCCGGCTGATGAGCCAGGCACTGCGGAAAATGACTGGCGCGCTGAACAATTCGGGAACCACGGCGATCTTCATCAACCAGCTCCGCGACAAGATCGGGGTCATGTTCGGATCGCCCGAAACGACCACCGGCGGAAAGGCGCTGAAGTTCTACGCGTCGGTGCGCATGGACGTGCGACGGATCGAGACGCTCAAGGACGGCACCAATGCGGTCGGCAACCGCACCCGGGTCAAGATCGTCAAGAACAAGGTGTCGCCGCCGTTCAAGCAGGCCGAGTTCGACATCCTCTACGGCAAGGGCATCAGCAGAGAGGGCTCCCTGATCGATATGGGTGTGGACCAGGGTTTTATCCGCAAGTCCGGGGCCTGGTTCACCTACGAGGGTGAGCAGCTCGGCCAGGGCAAGGAAAATGCCCGCAACTTCCTGATGGAGAACGCCGACGTGGCCAACGAGATCGAGAAGAAGATCAAGGAAAAGCTTGGCATTGGCGCAGTGGTGACCGATGACCCCTCAAATGACGTCTTGCCCGCCCCCGTCGACTTCTGAGCCATCTCGCGAAGAGCAGGCGCGGGCGCTGTGCCTGCGCCTGCTCACCGCGCGATCACGGACCCGGGCCGAGTTATCCGGCCAGCTAGCCAAGCGTGGATATCCAGACGACATCAGCAACCGGGTGTTGGATCGGCTGGCCGCTGTTGGTTTGGTGGATGACACCGACTTCGCCGAACAGTGGGTGCAGTACCGGCGAGCCAACACGGGAAAAAGCAAGCGCGCCTTGGCTGCTGAGCTGCATACCAAGGGTGTGGACAACGACGTGATCACCACGGTGCTGGCCGGGATCGATGCCGGCGCCGAGCGGGCGCGGGCTGAGCAACTGGTACGGGCCCGGCTGCGACGGGAGACACTGGGCGAGGACAACAGGGACGAAGCGCGGGTGAGCCGCCGGCTGGTGGCGATGCTGGCCCGCCGCGGCTACAGCCAGACCGTGGCCTGCGAGGTGGTCATCGCCGAGCTGGCCGCCGAACGGGAGCGGCGCCGGGTCTAGGTGACCCGACGCGAACCGTCCGGTCGCCGTACCATGGCCCCGTGACTTCGACGGTGGCGCAGCGGGCCGATGCTGCGAATGCAGCGGGCAACGGTGCGCCCGCTGCCGGGCGCACCTACCAGGTCCGCACCTACGGCTGTCAGATGAACGTCCACGACTCCGAGCGTTTGGCGGGACTTCTCGAAGCTGCGGGCTACCGGCGTGCAGCCGACGGCTCAGATTTTGGAGACGCCGACGTCGTGGTGTTCAACACCTGCGCCGTTCGCGAGAACGCCGACAACAAGCTGTACGGCAACCTCAGCCACCTGGCCCCGCGCAAGCGCACCAATCCGGACATGCAGATCGCGGTCGGCGGTTGCCTGGCCCAGAAAGATCGCGACGTGGTGCTGCGCAGGGCGCCGTGGGTCGACGTCGTCTTCGGTACCCACAACATCGGATCGCTGCCGACATTGCTCGACCGGGCCCGGCACAACAAGGTCGCCCAAGTCGAAATCGCCGAAGCGCTGCAGCAGTTCCCGTCGTCGCTACCGAGCGCTCGCGAATCCGCTTATGCTGCTTGGGTTTCCATCTCCGTAGGATGCAACAACAGCTGCACGTTTTGCATCGTGCCGTCGCTGCGCGGCAAGGAAATCGACCGCAGCCCCGCGGACGTCCTGGCCGAGGTGCAGTCGCTGGTGGACACCGGTGTGCTCGAAATCACCCTTCTTGGACAAAATGTCAACGCCTACGGCGTCTCGTTCGCCGACCCCGCATTGCCGCGCAACCGGGGCGCGTTCGCCGAATTGCTGCGCGCTTGCGGCCGTATACCGGGTTTGGAGCGCGTCCGGTTCACCTCCCCGCATCCCGCCGAGTTCACCGACGACGTGATCGAGGCGATGGCGCAGACACCCAATGTCTGCCCCGCGCTGCACATGCCGCTGCAGTCCGGGTCGGACCCGGTGTTGCGGGCGATGCGACGGTCCTACCGAGCCGACCGCTATCTGGGCATCATTGAACGGGTTCGTGCCGCGATGCCGCACGCCGCCATCACCACCGACCTGATCGTGGGCTTTCCCGGTGAGACCGAGGAGGACTTCGCGGCCACCCTCGACGTGGTGCGTCAGGCCCGATTCGCGGCGGCGTTTACCTTCCAGTACTCCAAACGCCCCGGCACTCCGGCCGCCGACTTCGACGAACAACTACCGAAAGACATTGTGCGGCAACGCTATGAGCGGCTCATCGAGTTGCAGGAGCAGATCTCGCTCGAGGGCAACAGAGAGCTCGTCGGGCAGAGCGTCGAGGTGTTGGTCGCCACCGGTGAAGGACGCAAGGACAGCCGCACCTCCCGTATGAGCGGGCGGGCACGCGACGGACGACTGGTCCATTTCCGAGCGGGCGATCAGCATGTGCGTCCCGGCGACCTCATCACCACACAGATCACCGGCGCCGCCCCGCACCATCTCATCGCCGACGCGGGCGTCATTAGTCACCGCCGCACCCGCGCCGGCGACGCCTACGCCGCCGGACAGCGCGCCGGCGACGCCTACGCCGCCGGACAGCGATCACCCGGCGTCGGGCTCGGCATGCCCGGCGTCGGACGGCCCGTGGCCGCCGATCCTGGGGGTTGCGGCTCCGGGTGCGGTCCGGCGGTCGATCCAGGTAAGGGGCTTTGCGATGAACGGAGAAGTTGACGTGGCAGATTTTGACGCCTACCGGTCCGAAATCGAGGCGGCAGAACGCCGGGTCGCAGGTGAGATCGAGCCTGGTGCAAGGGGTTTCGTGGTCGCGATCCTCGTGTTCGTGTTGGTGGGATCATTCATCTTGCCGCACACCGGCAGCGTGCGGGGATGGGACGTGCTGTTCAGCAGCCACGGCGCCGCCGCCGCTGCGGTGGCGTTACCGTCACGGGTCTTTGCCTGGTTGGCGTTGGTTTTCGGGGTGGGCTTCTCGATGCTCGCCTTGATGACGAGGCGCTGGGCGCTCGCCTGGATCGCGCTCGTGGGGTCGGCACTGGCCAGTGCCACCGGCCTGTTGGCGGTGTGGTCGCG
Proteins encoded in this window:
- a CDS encoding limonene-1,2-epoxide hydrolase family protein; this translates as MTELTQTTPETAANVRTVEGFLNALQNEDFGAVAAAFDDNLVYENVGFSRIRGGRRTVKLLRRMEGRLGFEVKVHRIAADGAAVLTERTDALILGPLRLQFWVCGVFEVHDGKITLWRDYVDVYDMTKALLRGLAALVIPQLRTTL
- a CDS encoding glycosyltransferase, giving the protein MRVAVVAGPDPGHSFPAIALCQRFQASGDRPTLFTGVEWLGTASAVGIDAVELDGLTATDEDLDAGARIHRRAAEMAVLNAPALRELAPDLVVSDVITACGGLAAELVGIPWIELNPHPLYLPSKGLPPIGSGLAPGTGIRGRLRDATMRALTGRSWRAGLRQRATVRVQIGLPAPDPGPLRRLIATLPALEVPRPDWPAEAVVVGPLHFEPTDRVLAIPPGSGPVVVVAPSTAVTGTAGLVEVALGCLTPGDTLPEGSRVVVSRLGGGDLPVPAWAVVGLGNQAELLTHADLVICGGGHGMVAKTLLAGVPLVVVPGGGDQWEIANRVVRQGSGRLVRPLTAEALVAAVNEVLSSPGYRGAAQQAAAGAAEVADPVRVCHEAL
- a CDS encoding DUF3046 domain-containing protein, with translation MRLTEFHERVTLRFGAAYGASVLVDHVLTGFGGRTAAQAIEDGVEPRDVWRALCADFDVPRDQW
- a CDS encoding (2Fe-2S)-binding protein gives rise to the protein MNISAELAEIATYGGFFALSTGRDDAGWHPVVQSYSDGFADLVKATAQRYHTAELRIGASLVHLGHAARLWSPVLACALAHGVLPDLSDLQRADDTAQLRLPEPVGEPVPAPPELPDTLYRVVVRDHMEQFAAGLEVKLASGLLCGNIASALVGTSRVLLSLRPDLRMPIVETTTSLLRIGRMAATGVLTGPDLGFKRRSCCLFYRVPGGGTCGDCPLERGESASSASNLR
- the recA gene encoding recombinase RecA is translated as MAQAPDREKALELAMAQIEKSYGKGSVMRLGDEVRQPISVIPTGSIALDVALGIGGLPRGRVVEIYGPESSGKTTVALHAVANAQAAGGVAAFIDAEHALDPEYAKKLGVDTDSLLVSQPDTGEQALEIADMLIRSGALDIVVIDSVAALVPRAELEGEMGDSHVGLQARLMSQALRKMTGALNNSGTTAIFINQLRDKIGVMFGSPETTTGGKALKFYASVRMDVRRIETLKDGTNAVGNRTRVKIVKNKVSPPFKQAEFDILYGKGISREGSLIDMGVDQGFIRKSGAWFTYEGEQLGQGKENARNFLMENADVANEIEKKIKEKLGIGAVVTDDPSNDVLPAPVDF
- the recX gene encoding recombination regulator RecX encodes the protein MTSCPPPSTSEPSREEQARALCLRLLTARSRTRAELSGQLAKRGYPDDISNRVLDRLAAVGLVDDTDFAEQWVQYRRANTGKSKRALAAELHTKGVDNDVITTVLAGIDAGAERARAEQLVRARLRRETLGEDNRDEARVSRRLVAMLARRGYSQTVACEVVIAELAAERERRRV
- the miaB gene encoding tRNA (N6-isopentenyl adenosine(37)-C2)-methylthiotransferase MiaB; protein product: MTSTVAQRADAANAAGNGAPAAGRTYQVRTYGCQMNVHDSERLAGLLEAAGYRRAADGSDFGDADVVVFNTCAVRENADNKLYGNLSHLAPRKRTNPDMQIAVGGCLAQKDRDVVLRRAPWVDVVFGTHNIGSLPTLLDRARHNKVAQVEIAEALQQFPSSLPSARESAYAAWVSISVGCNNSCTFCIVPSLRGKEIDRSPADVLAEVQSLVDTGVLEITLLGQNVNAYGVSFADPALPRNRGAFAELLRACGRIPGLERVRFTSPHPAEFTDDVIEAMAQTPNVCPALHMPLQSGSDPVLRAMRRSYRADRYLGIIERVRAAMPHAAITTDLIVGFPGETEEDFAATLDVVRQARFAAAFTFQYSKRPGTPAADFDEQLPKDIVRQRYERLIELQEQISLEGNRELVGQSVEVLVATGEGRKDSRTSRMSGRARDGRLVHFRAGDQHVRPGDLITTQITGAAPHHLIADAGVISHRRTRAGDAYAAGQRAGDAYAAGQRSPGVGLGMPGVGRPVAADPGGCGSGCGPAVDPGKGLCDERRS